One region of Pseudomonas alvandae genomic DNA includes:
- a CDS encoding efflux transporter outer membrane subunit: MPPLRPLALLLGTCLMAGCAVGPDYHRPVAPLSSRYLGQPSVEQRSSTSQADLIAWWESFGDPMLAGFVVQALEQNLDLAQASARVMQARAGLGAANAALLPSGNINGQAARAYQSVETPLGQVLDFTPGYDRYGSSYELNLGASWEIDAFGGLRRGREAALADYQASEAGAVATRLAIAAQVADTYITVRGLQARLDIANRQVRTQQDLLEKVQLLYEKGLAASYQVRQAEGQLAQVQATVPVLQTGLDAATNALDVMLGTPPGTHRPQLAERREIPLAPQITAMGTPADLLRRRPDLIVAERRLAASNARIGEAVAEYYPKFSLSALLGSATAISSSNLFSGGASQSAGVLGLRWRLFDFGRINARIDQAKGQEAEALAAYRQSVLRATEDVENAFSALVNREAQATTLTQGETSLSQARQSSFVAYQKGTASLIDVLNADETLLRTSDTRAQARTESARAAVAAFRALGGGWQSPGEGSLATR, translated from the coding sequence ATGCCTCCCCTCCGCCCACTTGCTCTTCTACTGGGCACCTGCTTGATGGCAGGGTGCGCAGTCGGCCCGGATTACCATCGTCCGGTCGCCCCGCTTTCGAGTCGGTACCTGGGCCAACCTTCGGTCGAACAGCGGTCCTCGACCAGCCAGGCCGATTTGATTGCCTGGTGGGAAAGCTTTGGCGACCCCATGCTTGCCGGCTTCGTCGTCCAGGCGTTGGAACAGAACCTGGACCTGGCGCAGGCATCTGCGCGGGTGATGCAGGCTCGGGCGGGACTGGGTGCGGCGAACGCCGCTTTACTGCCCTCGGGCAACATCAACGGCCAGGCCGCGCGCGCCTACCAATCGGTCGAGACGCCGCTCGGCCAGGTGCTGGATTTCACGCCTGGCTATGATCGATACGGAAGTTCCTACGAGCTCAACCTCGGCGCCAGTTGGGAGATAGATGCCTTTGGTGGCCTGCGGCGCGGACGCGAAGCGGCGCTGGCCGATTACCAGGCATCCGAGGCAGGCGCTGTCGCCACACGACTGGCCATCGCCGCGCAAGTCGCCGATACCTACATCACGGTTCGTGGATTGCAGGCCCGGCTGGACATTGCCAACCGACAGGTCAGGACGCAGCAAGACCTGCTGGAAAAAGTCCAGTTGCTCTATGAAAAGGGCCTTGCTGCCAGTTATCAGGTTCGCCAGGCCGAGGGGCAATTGGCACAAGTCCAGGCAACGGTACCGGTCCTGCAGACCGGGTTGGATGCAGCGACGAACGCCCTGGATGTCATGCTCGGCACGCCGCCCGGCACTCATCGACCACAACTGGCCGAGCGCCGCGAGATTCCCCTTGCGCCGCAAATAACTGCCATGGGAACCCCTGCGGACCTGCTGCGCCGCCGGCCAGACCTCATCGTCGCCGAGCGCCGCCTGGCGGCGTCCAATGCTCGCATCGGCGAAGCCGTCGCCGAGTACTATCCGAAGTTTTCCCTGAGCGCCCTGCTCGGCAGCGCCACGGCAATATCGAGCAGTAACCTGTTCAGCGGCGGCGCCAGCCAGTCGGCGGGCGTGCTGGGCCTGCGTTGGAGGCTGTTCGATTTTGGCCGCATCAACGCCCGGATCGACCAGGCCAAGGGACAGGAAGCCGAAGCGCTGGCCGCTTATCGCCAATCCGTGCTGCGCGCCACCGAAGACGTCGAAAATGCCTTCAGCGCCCTGGTCAATCGCGAAGCCCAGGCAACCACCCTCACCCAAGGCGAAACGTCTTTGAGCCAGGCCCGCCAATCCTCCTTTGTCGCCTATCAGAAAGGCACCGCGAGCCTGATCGATGTGCTCAATGCCGACGAGACGCTGTTGCGCACCTCCGATACCCGAGCGCAAGCGCGAACGGAATCGGCACGGGCAGCGGTCGCGGCATTCAGGGCGCTTGGCGGTGGCTGGCAGTCGCCAGGGGAAGGCTCGCTGGCGACTCGGTGA
- a CDS encoding efflux RND transporter permease subunit: protein MSFNLSALAVRERSITVFLLFLIAVAGVLAFFQLGRAEDPPFTVKQLTVITAWPGATAQEMQDQVAEPLEKRLQELKWYDRTETYTRPGLAFTMVSLVDRTPPSQVQEEFYQARKKLADEAIKLPAGVIGPMVNDEFADVTFALFALKAKGEPQRLLVRDAEALRQRLLHVPGVKKVNIIGEQAERIFVSFSHDRLATLGVSPQDIFAALNSQNMLTPAGSIETAGPQVFLRLDGAFDRLQKIRDTPVTVQGRSLKLSDVATVERGYEDPASFLVRSGGEEALLLGVIMREGWNGLDLGKALDAETGKINEGMPLGMTLSKVTDQSVNIDSAVGEFMVKFFVALLVVMIVCFLSMGWRVGVVVAAAVPLTLAVVFVVMAATGKNFDRITLGSLILALGLLVDDAIIAIEMMVVKMEEGYDRIKASAYAWSHTAAPMLSGTLVTAIGFMPNGFAQSTAGEYTSNMFWIVGIALIASWVVAVAFTPYLGVKLLPDIKRVEGGHAAIYNTRHYNRFRLVLTRVIARKWWVAGTVIATFVVAILGMGLVKKQFFPTSDRPEVLVEVQMPYGTSIEQTSATTAKVEAWLHQQEEARIVTAYIGQGAPRFYLAMAPELPDPSFAKIVVLTDSQEAREALKFRLRQAVADGLAPEARVRVTQLVFGPYSPFPVAYRVMGPDPSKLREIASQVQGIMQASPLMRTVNTDWGPLVPTLHFNLDQDRLQAVGLTSNAVAQQLQFLLTGVPITAVREDIRSVQVVGRAAGEIRLDPAKIEGFTLVGATGQRVPLSQVGEVDVRMEDPILRRRDRTPTMTVRGDIAEGLQPPDVSSAIIKQLQPVIDSLPAGYRIEQAGAIEESGKAGKAIVPLVPIMVAMTLLIIILQVRSISAMIMVFMTAPLGLIGVVPTLLIFNQPFGINALVGLIALSGILMRNTLILIGQIHHNASEGLDPFHAVIEATVQRARPVLLTALAAILAFIPLTHSVFWGTLAYTLIGGTFVGTIMTLVFLPAMYSIWFKIRPETKRAS, encoded by the coding sequence ATGAGCTTCAACCTGTCCGCGCTCGCCGTTCGCGAGCGCTCCATCACCGTTTTCCTGTTGTTCCTGATCGCCGTCGCGGGTGTCCTCGCGTTCTTCCAGTTGGGCCGCGCCGAGGATCCACCGTTCACGGTCAAGCAACTGACGGTCATCACGGCCTGGCCGGGCGCGACGGCCCAGGAGATGCAGGACCAAGTCGCCGAACCGCTGGAAAAACGCCTGCAAGAATTGAAGTGGTACGACCGCACGGAAACCTACACCCGCCCCGGACTTGCCTTCACCATGGTGTCGCTGGTCGACCGCACGCCACCGTCGCAGGTGCAGGAAGAGTTCTACCAGGCGCGCAAGAAACTGGCCGACGAGGCGATCAAGCTGCCGGCGGGTGTCATCGGGCCGATGGTCAACGACGAGTTTGCCGACGTGACCTTCGCGTTGTTCGCGTTGAAAGCCAAGGGCGAGCCGCAGCGCCTGCTGGTGCGCGATGCCGAGGCGTTGCGCCAACGGTTGCTGCACGTACCGGGCGTGAAGAAGGTCAACATCATTGGCGAACAGGCCGAACGGATCTTCGTGTCGTTTTCCCATGATCGCCTGGCGACCCTCGGTGTTTCGCCCCAGGATATTTTCGCCGCCCTCAACAGCCAGAACATGCTCACACCCGCCGGCTCCATCGAAACCGCCGGGCCGCAGGTTTTCCTGCGCCTGGACGGTGCCTTCGACAGGCTGCAGAAGATTCGCGACACGCCGGTCACGGTCCAGGGGCGCTCGCTGAAACTGTCGGACGTGGCCACCGTCGAGCGCGGTTATGAAGACCCGGCCTCATTCCTGGTGCGCAGCGGCGGCGAAGAGGCGCTGCTGCTGGGCGTCATCATGCGCGAGGGCTGGAATGGCCTGGACCTGGGCAAGGCGCTGGACGCCGAGACGGGCAAGATCAACGAGGGCATGCCGCTGGGCATGACCCTGAGCAAAGTCACCGACCAGTCGGTGAATATCGACTCGGCGGTCGGCGAGTTCATGGTCAAGTTCTTCGTCGCGCTGCTGGTGGTGATGATCGTCTGCTTCCTCAGCATGGGCTGGCGCGTCGGTGTCGTGGTCGCAGCGGCTGTGCCGTTGACGTTGGCCGTGGTGTTCGTGGTCATGGCCGCCACCGGCAAGAATTTCGACCGCATCACCCTTGGTTCATTGATCCTCGCGCTCGGGTTGCTGGTGGACGACGCGATCATCGCCATCGAAATGATGGTGGTGAAAATGGAGGAGGGCTACGACCGGATCAAGGCTTCGGCATACGCCTGGAGCCACACGGCCGCGCCGATGCTGTCCGGCACGCTGGTGACCGCCATCGGCTTCATGCCCAACGGTTTCGCCCAATCGACCGCCGGCGAGTACACCAGCAACATGTTCTGGATCGTCGGCATCGCCCTGATCGCTTCCTGGGTGGTCGCGGTAGCCTTCACGCCGTACCTGGGCGTGAAACTGTTGCCCGACATCAAGCGGGTCGAAGGCGGCCACGCGGCCATCTACAACACTCGCCATTACAACCGCTTCCGCCTGGTGCTGACGCGGGTCATCGCGCGCAAATGGTGGGTAGCCGGTACGGTGATCGCGACATTCGTGGTGGCGATCCTCGGCATGGGCCTGGTCAAGAAACAGTTCTTCCCGACTTCGGACCGGCCGGAGGTGCTGGTGGAAGTGCAGATGCCGTACGGCACCTCCATCGAGCAGACGAGTGCCACCACCGCCAAGGTCGAGGCCTGGCTGCATCAGCAGGAAGAGGCTCGGATCGTCACTGCTTATATCGGCCAAGGCGCGCCGCGTTTCTACCTGGCGATGGCGCCGGAACTCCCCGATCCGTCGTTTGCGAAGATTGTCGTGCTGACGGACAGCCAGGAGGCGCGCGAAGCCCTCAAGTTCCGCCTCCGCCAAGCGGTCGCCGATGGGCTCGCGCCCGAGGCGCGGGTGCGGGTGACGCAACTGGTGTTTGGCCCGTACTCACCGTTCCCGGTGGCGTATCGGGTGATGGGGCCCGACCCTTCGAAGCTGCGCGAGATCGCCAGCCAGGTCCAGGGCATCATGCAGGCGAGCCCGCTGATGAGGACCGTCAACACCGACTGGGGACCCTTGGTGCCGACCCTGCATTTCAACCTGGACCAGGACCGTTTGCAGGCCGTAGGGCTGACCTCCAACGCGGTCGCCCAGCAGCTGCAATTCCTGCTTACTGGCGTGCCGATCACGGCGGTTCGCGAGGACATCCGTTCGGTGCAGGTGGTCGGCCGCGCAGCGGGGGAGATCCGCCTCGATCCGGCCAAGATCGAAGGCTTCACCCTGGTGGGCGCGACGGGCCAGCGTGTTCCGCTGTCCCAGGTCGGCGAAGTCGATGTGCGCATGGAGGACCCGATCCTGCGCCGTCGTGATCGCACCCCGACCATGACCGTGCGCGGCGACATCGCCGAGGGCTTGCAGCCACCGGACGTCTCCAGCGCGATCATCAAGCAATTGCAGCCGGTCATCGACAGCCTGCCCGCCGGTTACCGGATCGAGCAGGCGGGTGCCATTGAGGAGTCGGGCAAGGCCGGCAAGGCCATCGTGCCGCTGGTGCCGATCATGGTCGCGATGACGTTGCTGATCATCATCCTGCAGGTCCGTTCGATCTCGGCCATGATCATGGTGTTCATGACCGCGCCGCTGGGGCTGATCGGCGTGGTGCCGACGTTGCTGATCTTCAACCAGCCCTTCGGTATCAACGCGCTGGTCGGCCTGATCGCTTTGTCGGGGATCCTGATGCGCAATACGCTGATCCTGATCGGGCAAATCCATCACAATGCCAGCGAAGGTCTCGATCCGTTCCACGCGGTGATCGAAGCCACGGTGCAGCGGGCGCGACCGGTGCTGCTCACGGCGCTGGCGGCGATCCTGGCGTTCATTCCCCTGACCCATTCGGTGTTCTGGGGAACGCTGGCCTACACCCTGATCGGTGGCACGTTCGTCGGTACCATCATGACGCTGGTGTTCCTGCCAGCGATGTATTCCATCTGGTTCAAGATCCGTCCTGAGACGAAGAGGGCTTCATGA
- the fabF gene encoding beta-ketoacyl-ACP synthase II codes for MKNREGQKRIVVTGVGMVGPLGCVVEEVWKRLLAGHSGIRNLSADVTEGTGVAVGGQVPTLEEDGVAGYDPERLIAPKDRKKMDRFIEFALVAAHEALEQAGWHPVEAVDQERTATIISSGVGGFATIADAVRTTDARGPRRLSPFTAPAFLANMAAGQVSIRHGFKGPLGAPVTACAAGVQAIGDAARLIRNDEADIAICGGTEAAIDRVTLGCFAAARALSTGFAERPQEASRPFDRDRDGFVMAEGAGLLVIESLEHALARGAKPLAELVGYGTSADAYHLTAGPEDGNGARRAMEQALRQANISPAEVQHINAHATSTQVGDAGELAAIRAVFGAGAGVAITSTKSATGHLLGAAGGIEAIFTVLALRDQVVPPTLNLHHPDEAANGLDLVGLKARQMPITHALSNGFGFGGVNASVLFRRWED; via the coding sequence ATGAAAAATCGCGAAGGTCAAAAACGCATCGTCGTCACCGGCGTTGGCATGGTCGGACCGCTGGGCTGCGTTGTCGAAGAGGTCTGGAAGCGGTTGCTGGCCGGGCATTCCGGCATTCGCAACCTGTCCGCGGATGTCACCGAAGGCACGGGTGTCGCCGTGGGCGGGCAGGTGCCGACGTTGGAAGAGGATGGCGTCGCCGGTTACGACCCGGAGCGCCTTATCGCGCCCAAGGATCGCAAGAAGATGGACCGTTTTATCGAGTTCGCCCTGGTGGCGGCTCACGAAGCCCTGGAGCAGGCGGGCTGGCATCCGGTCGAAGCCGTCGATCAGGAGCGGACCGCCACGATCATCTCCTCGGGCGTCGGTGGTTTCGCCACGATTGCCGATGCGGTGCGCACCACGGATGCGCGCGGTCCGCGGCGGTTGTCGCCGTTCACCGCGCCGGCTTTCCTGGCCAACATGGCGGCGGGGCAGGTCTCCATCCGGCATGGTTTCAAAGGGCCGCTCGGTGCGCCCGTTACCGCTTGCGCTGCCGGCGTACAAGCCATTGGCGACGCCGCCCGGCTGATCAGGAATGACGAGGCGGACATTGCCATCTGCGGCGGCACCGAGGCCGCGATCGATCGTGTGACCCTGGGTTGTTTCGCGGCGGCCCGGGCGCTGTCCACGGGATTCGCCGAGCGTCCGCAAGAGGCCTCGCGGCCGTTCGACCGGGATCGAGACGGCTTCGTCATGGCCGAAGGTGCCGGGTTGCTGGTGATCGAGTCGCTGGAACACGCCCTGGCCCGTGGCGCCAAGCCATTGGCAGAATTGGTGGGTTACGGGACCAGCGCCGATGCCTATCACCTCACCGCAGGTCCGGAAGATGGCAACGGCGCCCGCCGCGCCATGGAGCAGGCGCTGCGCCAGGCGAATATCAGTCCCGCCGAGGTACAGCACATCAACGCCCATGCGACATCCACCCAGGTCGGCGATGCCGGTGAGCTGGCGGCGATTCGTGCGGTGTTCGGGGCAGGCGCGGGCGTGGCTATTACGTCGACGAAATCCGCCACCGGCCATTTGTTAGGCGCGGCGGGCGGCATCGAAGCGATTTTCACGGTCTTGGCGCTACGCGATCAGGTCGTGCCGCCGACGCTGAACCTTCACCATCCCGATGAGGCGGCCAACGGGCTCGATCTGGTCGGCCTGAAGGCGCGGCAGATGCCGATCACCCATGCGTTGTCGAACGGGTTCGGCTTCGGCGGTGTCAACGCCAGCGTGCTGTTCCGTCGTTGGGAAGACTGA
- a CDS encoding multidrug effflux MFS transporter: METGTASAIADAQPHASSPALTGRIVALLAGLAAIGMLSTNIILPAFPVIGDDLGVTARELGLTLSSYFVTFALGQLVVGPLADRYGRRKLVLGGLLVFIVGTVIAGLATTLDVMIAGRIVQALGVCAASVLSRAIARDLFEGETLARALSLTMVATAAAPGFSPLAGSVLSVTLGWRAIFILVGLAAVVLAFFYVRDLGETHPADRRAPHSTASVVRAYARLMADKRFILPALSMSLLLSGLFASFAAAPAILMKGIGLTSVQAGLYFASTVFVVFAAGMAAPRLAHRYGPQNIALLGITCAMVGGGLLIIGPAHPGLGWYAVSMVTFLWGMGLANPLGTAITMGPFGKEAGMASALLGFLSMGAAALTTWLASVLSFSPITTLGAIQALTCLVALVLFFLRR, encoded by the coding sequence ATGGAAACTGGAACTGCATCAGCGATTGCAGACGCGCAGCCACACGCATCGAGTCCAGCCCTGACCGGCCGAATCGTCGCGTTGCTCGCCGGCCTCGCGGCCATCGGCATGCTCTCCACCAATATCATCCTCCCGGCGTTCCCGGTCATCGGCGATGACCTCGGCGTGACTGCCCGCGAACTGGGCCTGACACTCTCCAGCTACTTCGTCACGTTTGCCCTGGGCCAGTTGGTGGTCGGGCCGCTGGCTGATCGTTATGGGCGGCGGAAACTGGTGCTGGGCGGACTCTTGGTATTTATCGTCGGCACCGTCATCGCAGGACTCGCCACCACGCTCGATGTCATGATCGCCGGACGCATCGTCCAGGCATTGGGCGTGTGCGCGGCCTCGGTGCTGTCGCGCGCCATCGCTCGGGACCTGTTCGAAGGCGAGACCTTGGCCCGCGCCCTGTCGTTGACGATGGTCGCCACCGCGGCCGCACCCGGTTTTTCGCCGCTGGCCGGCAGCGTCCTGTCCGTCACGCTCGGATGGCGCGCCATCTTCATCCTGGTGGGATTGGCCGCCGTGGTGCTGGCGTTCTTCTATGTACGCGATCTTGGCGAAACCCATCCCGCCGACCGCCGCGCGCCCCACTCCACCGCCAGCGTCGTGCGCGCTTACGCAAGGCTGATGGCGGACAAGCGCTTCATCCTCCCAGCCCTGTCGATGAGCCTGTTGCTTAGCGGCCTGTTCGCCTCTTTCGCCGCCGCCCCGGCCATTCTCATGAAAGGCATCGGCCTGACCTCGGTACAGGCCGGCCTGTATTTCGCTTCGACGGTGTTCGTCGTATTCGCCGCCGGCATGGCCGCACCGCGCCTGGCCCACCGCTACGGCCCGCAAAACATTGCCTTGCTGGGGATTACCTGCGCCATGGTCGGCGGTGGGCTGCTCATCATCGGGCCGGCCCATCCGGGTCTGGGCTGGTATGCCGTTTCGATGGTGACGTTCCTGTGGGGGATGGGGCTGGCGAATCCGTTGGGTACGGCGATCACCATGGGGCCTTTCGGCAAAGAGGCCGGGATGGCCTCGGCGCTGCTGGGTTTTCTCTCCATGGGCGCAGCCGCGTTGACCACCTGGCTCGCCTCCGTGTTGAGCTTTTCGCCCATCACCACCCTGGGCGCGATCCAGGCGTTGACCTGCCTGGTCGCGCTGGTCCTGTTCTTCCTGCGCCGCTGA
- a CDS encoding efflux RND transporter periplasmic adaptor subunit: MLRRRPVTLAACLLPLVLTACGESSTAKDPRTAAPLVRVAEVLGSPEISRSFTGVVTARVQSDLGFRVSGKVLERLVDTGQTVKRGQPLMRLDPIDLGLQARAQEEAVAAARARAKQTADDEARYRELVAAGAISASGYDQIKAAADTAKAQLSAAQAQADVARNASGYAVLLADADGVVMETLAEPGQVVAPGQIVVRLARAGQREAVVQLPETLRPAPGATAQATLYGNASQVVSAKLRLLSDSADRVTRTFEARYVLEGALGNAPLGSTVTLRIATGARQGQVLQVPIAAVHDAGKGTGVWVITGEPAKVAWRPVQVLGLSDDAAQVSGDLRMGERIVALGTHLLHEGEAVNVAPPGDVKVAGNHP, from the coding sequence ATGCTTCGGCGTCGACCTGTCACCCTTGCCGCTTGCCTGTTGCCTCTCGTCCTGACGGCGTGTGGCGAGTCATCCACCGCGAAAGATCCACGCACGGCGGCGCCCTTGGTGAGGGTGGCCGAAGTATTGGGCTCACCCGAGATCTCACGTTCCTTCACCGGCGTAGTCACGGCCAGGGTCCAGAGCGACCTGGGCTTCCGCGTGTCGGGCAAGGTGCTGGAGCGCCTGGTCGATACCGGCCAGACCGTCAAGCGCGGGCAACCGCTGATGCGTCTGGACCCCATCGATCTCGGCCTGCAGGCGCGGGCCCAGGAAGAGGCTGTCGCCGCCGCCCGGGCCAGGGCCAAGCAGACCGCCGACGATGAGGCTCGTTATCGGGAACTGGTCGCCGCCGGCGCCATCTCTGCCTCGGGCTACGACCAGATCAAGGCCGCCGCCGATACTGCAAAGGCACAGCTCAGCGCGGCCCAGGCCCAGGCCGATGTGGCCCGCAACGCTTCCGGCTACGCCGTGCTGCTCGCCGACGCCGATGGCGTGGTGATGGAGACATTGGCCGAGCCCGGGCAAGTCGTTGCCCCAGGACAAATCGTGGTTCGACTGGCGCGGGCCGGTCAACGCGAAGCCGTTGTGCAATTGCCCGAAACGCTGCGGCCCGCCCCGGGGGCCACTGCGCAGGCAACGCTGTATGGCAACGCTTCGCAAGTGGTCAGCGCGAAGTTGCGGTTGCTGTCGGATTCCGCCGACCGCGTGACGCGTACCTTCGAGGCGCGGTATGTATTGGAGGGCGCGCTGGGCAATGCGCCGCTGGGTTCGACCGTCACGCTTCGGATCGCCACGGGCGCTCGGCAAGGGCAGGTGCTGCAAGTACCGATTGCCGCCGTGCATGATGCGGGCAAGGGCACCGGCGTCTGGGTTATCACGGGTGAGCCGGCGAAAGTCGCCTGGCGCCCCGTCCAGGTCCTCGGCTTGAGCGACGATGCCGCGCAGGTCTCCGGCGACTTGAGAATGGGTGAACGGATCGTCGCGCTGGGCACGCATCTGTTGCACGAAGGCGAGGCGGTGAATGTGGCTCCTCCGGGCGACGTCAAGGTTGCGGGGAATCACCCATGA